The Acidobacteriota bacterium genome contains a region encoding:
- a CDS encoding glycosyltransferase: MLQYGGTGTADGGGSGGDTVAPTPAGVHLPKVGAQRGPRRRLVLLIGSLWVGGAERQLVTLAQHLDQSKFEVILVTYRAVPPGMAQFPAPAGVRHVQAPSSRRNVLALALVLRRLQATWIYSFLPGANLRLLLCRPLLGGVHLVCGMRSTLAPEQLSSQRERVLLRFEWGLQRWADAVVSNSEAGRRLLLRATQGKVKARVVYNGIDTERFRPNAAAGLRVRQQWGIPAGAAVVGIISRLDPVKNHTLFLQAAAQMPPDVHFLCVGGGKADYAQALRAQAQRLGLGLRMHFVGERTDLEALYSSLNLCTLSSDSEGFPNSLGEAMACEVPCVGTDVGDTTYLVGDTGMVVPAGDAAGLAAAWQAVLGWEPAVAGARCRQRILNEFGAGTAALQTAAVLEALL, encoded by the coding sequence TTGCTACAGTACGGCGGCACTGGCACAGCGGACGGCGGCGGTTCTGGAGGCGATACGGTAGCGCCAACGCCAGCCGGGGTGCATTTGCCGAAGGTTGGCGCGCAGCGTGGGCCGCGGCGACGGCTCGTGCTGTTGATTGGCAGCCTATGGGTAGGAGGCGCGGAGCGCCAACTCGTCACGCTCGCGCAGCATCTGGATCAGAGCAAGTTTGAGGTCATTCTCGTGACCTACCGTGCTGTGCCTCCGGGCATGGCTCAGTTTCCTGCACCGGCAGGGGTGCGGCACGTGCAAGCTCCCAGCAGCCGCAGAAATGTGCTGGCGCTGGCCTTGGTTTTACGACGCCTGCAAGCGACGTGGATCTACTCGTTTCTGCCGGGGGCCAATCTCCGGCTGTTGCTCTGCCGACCACTTTTGGGCGGCGTGCATCTCGTCTGTGGCATGCGCAGCACGCTCGCGCCGGAGCAGCTTTCGTCGCAGCGCGAGCGCGTTTTGCTGCGGTTCGAGTGGGGCCTCCAACGTTGGGCCGACGCGGTCGTCTCCAATAGCGAGGCTGGCCGCCGACTGCTGCTACGCGCAACGCAGGGTAAAGTGAAGGCGCGGGTGGTGTACAACGGCATCGATACCGAGCGCTTTCGGCCAAACGCGGCGGCCGGACTGCGGGTGCGGCAACAATGGGGCATTCCCGCCGGGGCTGCAGTGGTCGGCATCATCTCCCGGCTGGATCCGGTGAAAAACCACACGCTGTTCCTGCAGGCGGCGGCCCAGATGCCGCCCGATGTCCATTTCCTTTGCGTGGGCGGCGGTAAGGCGGATTATGCGCAGGCACTCCGCGCCCAGGCGCAGAGACTGGGGCTGGGATTGCGGATGCATTTTGTGGGTGAGCGTACTGACCTGGAGGCTCTCTACAGCAGCCTGAACCTTTGCACGCTCAGCTCGGATTCGGAAGGGTTCCCGAACAGCCTGGGCGAGGCTATGGCCTGTGAGGTGCCTTGCGTGGGAACTGACGTCGGCGATACGACTTACCTGGTCGGCGATACTGGCATGGTCGTTCCCGCGGGCGATGCGGCGGGGCTGGCAGCGGCCTGGCAGGCGGTACTAGGATGGGAGCCAGCGGTGGCCGGGGCGCGTTGCCGGCAGAGGATTCTCAATGAGTTTGGAGCAGGTACGGCAGCGTTGCAGACGGCTGCGGTTTTGGAGGCGCTGCTGTAG